The following proteins are co-located in the Palaemon carinicauda isolate YSFRI2023 chromosome 3, ASM3689809v2, whole genome shotgun sequence genome:
- the LOC137638546 gene encoding metabotropic glutamate receptor 3-like isoform X1 — translation MSSQAVHLAWMIFLLHTGVRLCRGACLTVADGEIYSVWGDAVITELLPLHYGEHCDKIGMTEVQILEATKLAVKRVNELDLVPGVKIGLRVVDTCGEVARSVKLALASLASDARACTPTVSLGFLGPGDAASAAAVGKATRTLQAPVVAYAPRTVEVTDTINLITPAPQRSAKAAVQVLAAMQVQSLSIVHTPDEEGRSLAEHFIEAADYAYRCVEMTLEAGDEEAIATVLQEGPGTIVILGTKEKSLSLAKTLGAPGGPADLILMLDNAGPVPAAELGSVATPLVILQRTAPTIPEYVSNLERDFYGEDGPRREYVAAMSKCDSCEPSDFGYDASAPAAIAAVLVYAEALREAQVTKCGTSGGLCNKVKELKFEEWSDTLSEASLHAAASIAFPDLVDANFDPGSEDYPRFAIKFMPSGTFGNITQVGHADETSAILGRMEILEPRCGSYCSCSTKEVIVTTTTPMPEILPEPDNITAPTKPPSQFNIIGSDNWWVNKGWLPKSIDTPTNLSKMEIATYMTAFSFFVVIFFSASVICIYSIQKTPRRN, via the exons ATGTCCTCTCAAGCCGTACATTTGGCATGGATGATCTTTCTTTTGCACACCGGAGTACGGCTGTGTAGAGGGGCGTGCTTGACTGTAGCCGACGGCGAAATTTACAGTGTATGGGGAGATGCCGTTATCACGGAACTGCTGCCATTGCACTATGGGGAACACTGTGACAAG ATCGGCATGACAGAGGTCCAAATTCTTGAAGCAACAAAATTGGCAGTGAAAAGAGTCAACGAACTAGACCTCGTTCCTGGGGTCAAAATTG GTTTACGTGTCGTTGACACCTGCGGTGAAGTGGCTCGCAGCGTGAAGTTGGCACTGGCATCACTCGCATCCGACGCCCGTGCCTGTACTCCAACGGTTTCTCTTGGTTTTTTGG GGCCAGGAGATGCAGCCTCTGCAGCAGCAGTTGGTAAGGCAACAAGAACATTACAAGCTCCTGTAGTTGCTTATGCTCCTCGAACTGTGGAAGTCACAGATACGATCAATCTTATAACTCCCGCTCCGCAACGATCCGCCAAG GCTGCAGTGCAAGTCTTAGCAGCGATGCAAGTGCAATCATTAAGCATAGTGCACACACCTGACGAGGAAGGACGTTCCCTTGCTGAACACTTCATTGAAGCTGCTGACTATGCTTATCGTTGCGTTGAGATGACCCTAGAAGCAGGTGATGAAGAAGCTATAGCCACGGTACTTCAAGAGGGCCCGGGGACTATAGTTATACTGGGGACAAAAGAAAAATCTCTGAGCCTAGCAAAGACACTGGGTGCTCCAGGAGGTCCAGCTGATTTGATTTTAATGTTAGACAATGCTGGGCCTGTTCCAGCTGCAGAATTGGGGAGTGTCGCAACCCCTCTCGTTATTCTACAGCGAACAGCACCAACCATACCCGAGTATGTGTCTAACTTAGAACGAGACTTCTATGGAGAAGATGGACCAAGGCGAGAGTATGTTGCGGCAATGTCAAAGTGTGATTCTTGCGAGCCTTCAGATTTTGGGTATGATGCTAGCGCACCAGCAGCCATAGCAGCAGTTCTTGTATATGCTGAAGCCCTGCGAGAAGCCCAAGTCACTAAGTGTGGCACTAGCGGTGGGCTTTGCAACAAAGTAAAGGAACTCAAATTTGAAGAATGGTCTGACACACTGAGTGAAGCATCACTGCATGCAGCAGCATCGATCGCTTTTCCAGATCTCGTTGATGCAAATTTTGATCCCGGAAGTGAAGACTACCCACGATTTGCTATCAAGTTTATGCCGAGTGGAACCTTTGGCAACATTACACAG GTAGGCCACGCAGACGAAACTTCAGCTATACTCGGACGTATGGAGATTCTTGAACCCAGGTGtggaagttattgttcttgttcaaCAAAGGAGGTGATTGTAACCACTACGACTCCCATGCCCGAGATACTTCCTGAGCCAGATAACATCACTGCACCTACAAAGCCGCCTTCAC AATTCAATATCATAGGAAGCGACAATTGGTGGGTGAACAAGGGATGGCTTCCAAAATCCATTGACACCCCAACGAACTTATCTAAAATGGAGATTGCTACGTACATGACGGCTTTCTCCTTTTTCGTCGTAATTTTCTTCTCTGCCAGTGTCATATGCATCTATTCTATACAAAAGACACCACGAAGAAACTAG
- the LOC137638546 gene encoding metabotropic glutamate receptor 3-like isoform X2: MTEVQILEATKLAVKRVNELDLVPGVKIGLRVVDTCGEVARSVKLALASLASDARACTPTVSLGFLGPGDAASAAAVGKATRTLQAPVVAYAPRTVEVTDTINLITPAPQRSAKAAVQVLAAMQVQSLSIVHTPDEEGRSLAEHFIEAADYAYRCVEMTLEAGDEEAIATVLQEGPGTIVILGTKEKSLSLAKTLGAPGGPADLILMLDNAGPVPAAELGSVATPLVILQRTAPTIPEYVSNLERDFYGEDGPRREYVAAMSKCDSCEPSDFGYDASAPAAIAAVLVYAEALREAQVTKCGTSGGLCNKVKELKFEEWSDTLSEASLHAAASIAFPDLVDANFDPGSEDYPRFAIKFMPSGTFGNITQVGHADETSAILGRMEILEPRCGSYCSCSTKEVIVTTTTPMPEILPEPDNITAPTKPPSQFNIIGSDNWWVNKGWLPKSIDTPTNLSKMEIATYMTAFSFFVVIFFSASVICIYSIQKTPRRN, translated from the exons ATGACAGAGGTCCAAATTCTTGAAGCAACAAAATTGGCAGTGAAAAGAGTCAACGAACTAGACCTCGTTCCTGGGGTCAAAATTG GTTTACGTGTCGTTGACACCTGCGGTGAAGTGGCTCGCAGCGTGAAGTTGGCACTGGCATCACTCGCATCCGACGCCCGTGCCTGTACTCCAACGGTTTCTCTTGGTTTTTTGG GGCCAGGAGATGCAGCCTCTGCAGCAGCAGTTGGTAAGGCAACAAGAACATTACAAGCTCCTGTAGTTGCTTATGCTCCTCGAACTGTGGAAGTCACAGATACGATCAATCTTATAACTCCCGCTCCGCAACGATCCGCCAAG GCTGCAGTGCAAGTCTTAGCAGCGATGCAAGTGCAATCATTAAGCATAGTGCACACACCTGACGAGGAAGGACGTTCCCTTGCTGAACACTTCATTGAAGCTGCTGACTATGCTTATCGTTGCGTTGAGATGACCCTAGAAGCAGGTGATGAAGAAGCTATAGCCACGGTACTTCAAGAGGGCCCGGGGACTATAGTTATACTGGGGACAAAAGAAAAATCTCTGAGCCTAGCAAAGACACTGGGTGCTCCAGGAGGTCCAGCTGATTTGATTTTAATGTTAGACAATGCTGGGCCTGTTCCAGCTGCAGAATTGGGGAGTGTCGCAACCCCTCTCGTTATTCTACAGCGAACAGCACCAACCATACCCGAGTATGTGTCTAACTTAGAACGAGACTTCTATGGAGAAGATGGACCAAGGCGAGAGTATGTTGCGGCAATGTCAAAGTGTGATTCTTGCGAGCCTTCAGATTTTGGGTATGATGCTAGCGCACCAGCAGCCATAGCAGCAGTTCTTGTATATGCTGAAGCCCTGCGAGAAGCCCAAGTCACTAAGTGTGGCACTAGCGGTGGGCTTTGCAACAAAGTAAAGGAACTCAAATTTGAAGAATGGTCTGACACACTGAGTGAAGCATCACTGCATGCAGCAGCATCGATCGCTTTTCCAGATCTCGTTGATGCAAATTTTGATCCCGGAAGTGAAGACTACCCACGATTTGCTATCAAGTTTATGCCGAGTGGAACCTTTGGCAACATTACACAG GTAGGCCACGCAGACGAAACTTCAGCTATACTCGGACGTATGGAGATTCTTGAACCCAGGTGtggaagttattgttcttgttcaaCAAAGGAGGTGATTGTAACCACTACGACTCCCATGCCCGAGATACTTCCTGAGCCAGATAACATCACTGCACCTACAAAGCCGCCTTCAC AATTCAATATCATAGGAAGCGACAATTGGTGGGTGAACAAGGGATGGCTTCCAAAATCCATTGACACCCCAACGAACTTATCTAAAATGGAGATTGCTACGTACATGACGGCTTTCTCCTTTTTCGTCGTAATTTTCTTCTCTGCCAGTGTCATATGCATCTATTCTATACAAAAGACACCACGAAGAAACTAG
- the LOC137638545 gene encoding ATP-dependent RNA helicase DDX55, giving the protein METTWKSLPVTLLNPIKATIKDFGFKSMTPVQAACIPLLLSHKDVAAEAVTGSGKTLAFVIPIIQILKQLDTPLRKHDIGAVIISPTRELATQIHEVIKKFLVHVPELTSMLTVGGSFVGEDIQAFADKGAHILIGTPGRLEDLFSRNIESGPSFSAGVRRLEVLILDEADRLLDLGFLSTLNTIFAYLPKQRRTGLFSATQTSDVISLIRAGLRNPLQVKVKEKESVTDERTPASLQNYFMVCESERKFDILVSLLREREKEKTMLFLPTCASVKYFNVLLHKLLKNITVQGIHGKIKEKRFKIFDDFRSSEAGVLVCTDVMCRGVDIPKVDWVIQYDPPSNAESFVHRCGRTARIGNEGAAILLLMPTEEAYVEFININQKVKLDPLEQPKSVPSLVNKIRNLQVKDRSLMDKAVRAFVSYIQAYSKHDIKFILNIKKLDFGGIAMSYGLLKMPKMPELKGVTLKNFEAMEIDLNSVRYKDKELEKNRQSKLKEFRETGKWPGLKQAPKTQTTPWSEQKDKALKKKKRREKNEKKRNRNRLTEEEMEELDEDYRMLKRRRKGKVSDAEFDKHFGMDDDEVDE; this is encoded by the coding sequence ATGGAAACTACTTGGAAAAGCTTGCCGGTGACATTATTAAATCCTATTAAAGCCACCATCAAAGACTTCGGTTTCAAGAGCATGACGCCTGTTCAGGCAGCTTGCATTCCGTTACTCCTCAGTCACAAGGATGTCGCAGCGGAAGCTGTTACTGGCAGCGGAAAAACTTTAGCTTTTGTAATTCCTATCATCCAGATTCTTAAACAGCTGGACACTCCTTTAAGGAAGCACGACATTGGAGCCGTCATCATATCCCCCACTCGAGAGTTGGCTACTCAGATACATGAGGTGATAAAGAAGTTTTTGGTTCATGTGCCTGAGCTGACATCTATGCTCACTGTTGGTGGGTCATTTGTGGGGGAGGACATCCAGGCATTCGCTGACAAAGGGGCTCACATCCTTATAGGTACTCCAGGCAGGCTGGAGGACTTGTTTTCTCGCAATATTGAAAGTGGTCCGAGCTTTTCTGCTGGAGTCAGAAGATTGGAAGTTTTGATTCTCGACGAAGCAGACAGACTTTTGGACCTGGGGTTTCTCAGTACTTTAAATACAATCTTTGCTTACCTTCCAAAGCAGAGAAGAACGGGCCTGTTCTCCGCCACGCAAACTTCAGATGTCATCAGCTTAATTCGTGCAGGTTTGAGGAACCCCCTTCAGGTCAAAGTTAAAGAGAAAGAATCAGTAACTGACGAGAGAACACCAGCAAGTCTCCAGAATTATTTTATGGTTTGTGAAAGTGAAAGGAAATTTGACATTTTAGTTTCACTTTTGAGAGAAAGGGAGAAGGAAAAGACAATGTTATTTCTTCCAACCTGTGCCAGTGTTAAATACTTTAATGTGTTGTTACATAAGTTGTTGAAGAATATAACAGTTCAAGGTATTCatggtaaaattaaagaaaaaagatttaaaatatttGATGATTTTAGATCATCTGAGGCAGGTGTTCTGGTGTGTACTGACGTGATGTGCCGCGGTGTCGATATACCAAAAGTTGATTGGGTCATTCAGTATGACCCACCCTCTAATGCCGAATCGTTTGTTCACCGTTGTGGACGCACAGCACGCATTGGTAACGAAGGTGCTGCAATTTTGTTGCTGATGCCAACTGAAGAAGCATATGTTGAATTCATTAATATCAATCAGAAAGTCAAACTAGATCCCCTAGAACAGCCAAAATCAGTTCCCTCCTTAGTTAATAAAATCCGTAATCTTCAGGTGAAAGACAGAAGTTTGATGGATAAGGCCGTCAGAGCTTTTGTGTCCTATATACAAGCGTATTCAAAACACGATATTAAATTTATACTGAATATTAAAAAGCTTGACTTTGGTGGTATCGCAATGAGCTACGGCTTACTGAAGATGCCGAAGATGCCGGAACTCAAAGGTGTTACTTTGAAAAATTTTGAGGCCATGGAGATTGACCTTAATTCTGTGAGGTATAAAGATAAGGAACTTGAAAAGAACAGACAGAGTAAACTGAAGGAATTCCGAGAGACTGGCAAATGGCCTGGACTGAAGCAGGCGCCCAAAACACAGACGACGCCTTGGTCCGAGCAGAAAGACAAAGCGCTGAAGAAGAAGAAGCGCAGAGAAAAGAACGAGAAGAAGCGTAATAGGAACAGGTTGACGGAAGAGGAAATGGAAGAATTAGATGAAGACTACCGAATGTTGAAAAGGAGACGGAAGGGCAAAGTCTCGGATGCAGAGTTTGATAAACATTTTGGGATGGACGATGATGAAGTTGATGAGTGA